The genomic segment ATCTACAGGAATAgggttttaaaaaaaaaagaaaagcaatacATCCATCATTGCATTAACTAAAATGTAAGAACTTGCCTGATGTACCAGCTCCAGTTTTCAGAAAGCATGCAGCCCCACTTTTTAAATATGAAGGAAGTTCTGAAAATGGTATGCCTTTCAAATTTGACAGAAAAGGCAGCAAAAGAAGCACAAAGAGAGCCTACCAGTCCAAGGAAACATCAAAATtcaacataaaacatgttaaaaTCCAGTATTAAGGTCCCATGGGCAACaagcataaattaaaattacaaaatgttAAAGATACCTGATGAAGATTGCAACAGCTTAAAATATAAGATATCTGTTAGATTTGAGAACCATTTTTTAAGTAATGAACATCTATTATCACTAAACTTGATGCATAGAGCAGTTGAATCAGGCTCAGAATTGCTCTGGGTTTTTGAACTATCTAAGATCTACACTACATGAACTTTTTCCGGGTGGGAATACTTTTACCTTTCAATTTCCATTTTTAGTTTATAGAAGGGAAGAGCATGAATAGTGCTTGGTTATCTTTCATGGTAAGTTACTGTAAACATGGAAAAATTAATAGAAACATTAAAATCACCCTATCAAACTTAGATAAGGCAGAAAATAAATCCATTGTTGTCCCATTAGAGTGGCCCCATCAAAAAGATTTCTAAGATGGTATTTGAGCAAGATTGGttcaattatttgaataattgaAGGACCATACAGCATGCATCTATAAGACTATAAAATAAACACAAGATTTTATAGCACTACATGAAACATACCTGAAATCCAGATCCAAAAGAATTGACAACAAATATATCAAGTGACTTCCCCTGCACATGAATTGATGGTAAAGTTTGAGCacaaatgagaaaataaacaaGCCAAGCTAATATGGAAAGCTAGTGACAGAAAGGGCATACCTTGAGTCGCTTTGCAGCatcaataaaaacaaattccTGTTTGAAGACAGATAAAAATGTTGTTGACCGTTTGCTTATACAATTCCATTAGACATTATGAAAGATAGGAATTGCTTTAACCTTAATAATAGATGCACCAGCTTGAAAAGCTGCTGATGCTATCATCACTCCTGGCCACATAAGCTCAACTCCAGATAGCATCTGGTCAGTATCAGAACCACTACAATTACAAAAGATTCAAACTACCATCAGATCTTACCCTTATGCAAGTAGccataataaatcataaatgtCTATAAGGGGAACTCAAATCCTCAATATGACAAGAATAATAGTATTGATTCAGCTACATTTCTGGATAGTCTTGATGAAGCAGTGCCCTAACAGAATTGGGTTACTTTCCTAACCTTCAGCACTTTCACAGAAAGTGCTCTAATTTAAGAAGTGAACCTTTTCACTTGTGTTTGGCAGCCAAGTCAGATAATGGCTCCTACAAGTAACAAAGATTTACTTTTTtccaaaatcaaaatcttgaGGTTCACCTCAGGCATTTTGAGCTGCTGTGCTAAAGTGCAATAAAACCAATTATGCTGATTGGAAGATTTGTACAGTCATCTCCTTTTCAGTAGCTTAAGGTATTAGGGAAATTTTTGTGTCAACAATATCACAATAACAAAACAAGTGTCCATTAGTAGGTTAATTTCTGCTCAATAAAAATGTATGCacactatttcaaataaagaaaaagaaattaaagaaataaatattatttttcaatcttAAGCTAATCATGGCCAAATAGTTACTGGCAGTGCCTCTTACGGGCTTTATACTAGAAGCTCTTCTGTCACTTTGCATTGTGGCAACCTACATGAGATTGAAATACTTAAACAAACCCACAGCTAGGGTTCTTAGCAACAAAGTAGAAAAGATAACATACCTTGCAACAGCCACCACTACACCTATTGCTACAAGCAAGCAGCCAGCGATTTGGTAAATCAAATACCTCCTCCCCAATAGAATCATTGAAAACGCTAGCTGCCACACTAAAAAGGtctacaaaataataaaattgcaatttcaattcctttttcctagaataaattatattgttaAACATCACATAAGTTAAATGTTTAATCTTAAATTCAATAAGGGAAATTCTTTTGCATAATCATTTACATTTCCAAACAAGTAGATTTATGGCAGGCATATTCTATCACGGGAAAAAAGGATGGGAAATAAAACCTGATTCAATATCGGAATGGCTGGTCCTGGAAGCATTGCTGTAGAAATTACAATATAAATAAACggtaaatgaataaattagcCAAAAGCAAAAGTCTTCAAAACAAAACATTATAGCGTTGCATTTTTTTGTATCTCAATTCATAAAAATGAATTCTTGAGCAACTCTTTTGCaattaacattttaaattcACAGATCTAAAATTCTAATCAACGGTTCAAAAAGTTTGCACCTGCGGAAGCCATTCCACTGGCGACTCCAAGAGCTTCTAGAACACCAATGGCTATGAATCGTGATTTAGGCAAACCTAACATTTCATTAGTCACAATCCCCGCCCGGTATCGGACAAACAGAATCGAAAAATAAATCACCACGTACctacatttttcaaattaattttaactttttttctactagaagaaattaaaaataaattgaagtaGAAAATAATAGGAAAAAGGTTTACCCGAAAGTGGTAAGTTGAGCTAAAAAGAAAGGGTATTCTTTCATGGGAACGAGTGCGAGCTTGTAGAGAACGCGATTAGCAACGGCTAATGCGACAGTCACCGCGGAGCTGATTGTGATTAGTTTGGCGTCGGATGCGGGGTTCGGCGTTTTGCTTGAGGCGCGAACTATGAGATTAGGGCGGATGATGGGGGAGTTATTGCGTGGAACTTTGGTGATACTATGGGTGAGATTGAGATTGAGATTCCGGGGGAATGGAGAACGGTTTTGAGGCAGTGACATTGAGATGAGATAGTGAAGCTTAGCTGAATTGGAGTTGAGGAGGGAGTAGGTTGGGCAATGAGAGGGAACGGAACGGAACGACGACGTGGCGGGGAACGACATTGTAAGGAAGAAAAGTTGACaggagaagagaagagaagggAGTAGCCAGTGAAGGATTTTGAAACTACTGGCTCTGTTTGGCTACGGGCGGAAACGATGGTCCGTTCATGAGTGTATTATTTTGGAGCAGAAGTGTTGTCGTACCAAACACGCAATTCAATTGTTTGCCATTTTCCTCTTTATAAAATGTCTTGTATaacatctagagtttatttagtatatatatacacagaCCAAAGAGAGgttttattttacaaagctttaattgtaaaataaataaatagtagtaccttttataattaaatataattaaataataatgatagAAATATTAACTCAATAATAACTTAGGAATATCATAAGGAGGGtgaattgaatttaaaatgaatttaacaaatttaatttttaatgaaggtaaatttgaatataaattttttaaatttattttcaccgtaaaaaatgtcaaaagtAATTTGATACACAAATCGACAAGTAAGTTGTAAAcaaactttcaaaaattttttaaaataaaatgtacaaatttaaagagtaaaaagtaaaaggaaaatatacaaaaaatttataaaaggtCAAATCTTCTTTATAAGTACATagattttctctctttacttaACAAGTTAAGGAATTTAATCTATTGTGATCAAATGCCTTTTTGATGGTTCAAAAATAACGTTTTCAACAATATTTCAagattaagatttaatttttatatatttcaaagaTCGGCCACAATTTCTAAATTCTAccttttaatgttttttttctcttgcaAGACATAGCAAAGATACTTTTTACAAGGTGAAATTTGCTCGTAAGTACAATATTGAAAGAGGATAATTGGTATAAGGATACACACAAAGAATAGAAATGAAATTGCTtgtacaaaagaaaaaaaaaattatacaattaatCAGTGTACTATCTAAGAAATGtaaatttaatctttatataatttttttaaattaaatctttataccttttcaatttattaattttagtcCAAACCTaacatcattaaattttcaatatatgaAAGTGGTATTTTAACCAAGTTGATATAGCGTTGACTATTTGTACACCTTAAtcttaaattaaatgaaattaatacaatattaaaagagaaaaaaaaaaaaaagaggaccATAAACACAACCAGGAAATCTGTAAAAGACAACTAGAGGCCCAACacaacagaaagaaaaaaaaataccagcATTGCAACTAATCACAACGATAGCCATGATTCCAAAATACTGAGTGCACAAGCATAATGGAAGAAATCCAAACAACCATAATATCACGAATAATCAAAACCCAGTAAACATCAGCCATGGAGAGGTTAGAATAAtgcaatatttttctttacttctttACCCAATCTCAAGTAAAGCTCAATcttctttattaaataataaaaaagaaacattaaATATTGGGTTTTGTCAATGAGATAGTCTTACAATATTAGAAAAGAGATTGAAACatcaaattctagaattttatGAGATGAGTCAAATGACTCAATTCTAATTCGGTTGCTAgggcatttttttttttgtattctCTCATTGTTTtgttaatttcatttaattagGATTAGAGTGTTTTAGGTTAAAATTTGAAGGTTTTGTCAATTAATATTCACATTAGTTTTTTTGTCATGTCAATAAGT from the Theobroma cacao cultivar B97-61/B2 chromosome 8, Criollo_cocoa_genome_V2, whole genome shotgun sequence genome contains:
- the LOC18591830 gene encoding protein CLT2, chloroplastic → MSFPATSSFRSVPSHCPTYSLLNSNSAKLHYLISMSLPQNRSPFPRNLNLNLTHSITKVPRNNSPIIRPNLIVRASSKTPNPASDAKLITISSAVTVALAVANRVLYKLALVPMKEYPFFLAQLTTFGYVVIYFSILFVRYRAGIVTNEMLGLPKSRFIAIGVLEALGVASGMASAAMLPGPAIPILNQTFLVWQLAFSMILLGRRYLIYQIAGCLLVAIGVVVAVASGSDTDQMLSGVELMWPGVMIASAAFQAGASIIKEFVFIDAAKRLKGKSLDIFVVNSFGSGFQALFVLLLLPFLSNLKGIPFSELPSYLKSGAACFLKTGAGTSGCEGAPLLPLLYIVTNMVFNISVLNLLKISSAVVSSLAVTLSVPISIYILSLPLPYLPEGASLSPFFLFGTLILVSGLVLYNIAQPVMEDSKRA